The nucleotide sequence ATcctgctggattttttttttttaatttatttttggccgtgttgggtctttgtttctgtgcgagggctttctctagttgtggtgagtgggggccactcctcatcgcggtgcgtgggcctctcactatcgcggcctctcttgttgcggagcacaggctccagatgcgcaggctcagtaactggctcacaggcccagttgctgcgcggcatgtgggatcttcccagaccagcgctcgaacccgtgtcccctgcattggcaggcagactctcaaccactgcgcctccagggaagcccatcctgctggattttaaatttctactttcattttttatttttcaaaagttttctctgaattttcctttttcagagtCTACTGTTACTGTCTCATAGAAAGCAATATCTCTTATCTGTGAGTATATGAATGGTTATTTTTTTATGAAGTGTTCTTCTGCTCCCTATTTTGTGTTTCCCAGTTTGCTTTTTTCCTATTTGCATTGATCTGTTTTCCTCAAATGTCTGGTGATTCTTGACTGACCGTTCATATTTGACAGggaagtactaaaaaaaaaataataatgtgatgCTCTGTGTGCATGGACTGAGGTTGTGAAGTATGGGTTTCACTGGGATAGAACAGAGGTCTAGTTGAGGAGATAGGGATATCTCTCCTACCACAGTATCTATAGTCCTTTTCTCTTGTGCAGGTTTTCCAAGGAGAGGAATCTGTTCTCCTGCTTGGAAGACTGGGGCTGGGTATGACTGGGGCTGGGAAGTTAAGTCTGGTTACTTAAGGAAGGGAGCTGGAAGTCTCTGTGATCTAGATTTACAGTTAACcaatttaattacattaaatcaGTTAATTTACAGTTAATCacagaaaatacaatgaaaacaggCACCTTTGTTCTCATCTGGGCATGGTGTCCCCAAGTCCAGAGTCCCTCACATTCAACTACTCTGGAGAATAAACCACCTGTCTTCTGTTGCAGTAGAACAGGTCTTAAAATGATTTTCAACCAGCTCTCCCATATTTAGCTCCTATCTATACCCAGTCTTGAGAGATGTTTGATGCCTCCTGTTTTGAGAGTTTTTCTGGAGTACTGCAGTACAAATAAACTCACCTCTTGGGCACCACTAGTTCCCACTCCCAACCTCACAAGAGACACTTAGCTTTCTACTTTccaaattttcattattatcacTGCTTCTGCCTTCATGGGATTATTGggggcccccacccccactttttcttgtttcttttttagtgaAGTGTTGTAAGGAAATTGTCAAATGTGTTTTCAATATCTCATATTTATTCTGATGAAATGCTTTCTAAAATGCATTATACAtattatgccttttttttctggatagaatttaattttctttcataattcaGAGTCATCACTGTGAACACTGATTATTACACTGGACATGGTAATGACCTCAGAGACTACTGAGAAATGAAAGGCATTGAAGCCCCAGATTAATGTGGTTTTTCCATTATTTATGTGTGCTTTTTAtagtgcttctgttttctctattAGCTATCCTTCCTCACATATAAGTGGGCCTGCCTCTAGAAGCATCTCTATCTCCTAATTTTTTGCTTATGATCTGCTGAAGCTCTTGGAATTGTGTCAAGTAAGCTTCAGAAGCAGACTCTGAAACAAAGATCACTGTGAAAGTTATTAGAAATGTTCCTAAGGGAAAATATAGGGTAGTAGGGAAATGAGATCAGGAAGGCAAGGAAGCAAGGCAAGAGTGAGACATCAAGCAAAGCCCTGTGGTAAACTCAGGCAAGGGTAACTTTGGCTCAATCCTGCAAGGAATCTGGGAGACAGTGTACGTCCAACCTAAAAGTTGTCCTAATTAgggcaaagagaaatgaaatatttataccCCACCTCATCAGTTATTGGTTAAGGGCTGCTGCTGaagggatgtaaatttccaagtATGTTTGGCTCTCTTTTTAAGCAGGCAAACTGTATTCTAGCAGCCCAAGAGCAGTTCTCCAACAAAGACATACAATTGCTGGATGTTGGGAGTATAAGTGtgcaagaaaatggaaaagagatcTGAGGGGATATAGGAGGAATGCTGACAGCACCTGCTACCATTCTCCTGTGAATAAAGTTTACATACTTAAGAGCATGGGGCTTTGTAGCTGGTGGAACTGTAGACTTGTTAGGCAAAATTTGGTTTCAAACCCCCACtgcaaattgaaaacatatgtctctACAAAActttgtatatgaatgttcatagcagcattattaatagTAGTCAAAAAGTGGACACAACTCAAACCttcatcaactaatgaatggataagctAAATGTAGTACATccaaacaatgaaataatattctgtaataaaaaggaatgaagtactgatacatactacttatatggatgaatcttaaaaacattatgctaaatgaaagaagccagacacaaaataagGCCTCATGTTGTAATggccatttatatgaaatgtccagaatagacaaatccatagaaatagaaacagaaagtagattgtggttgccagggtctcGAGGGAGGAGGGAAATGGGGTGTGACTGATAATGGATATGAGTCTATTTGGGGTGTTGAAAacgttctggaattagtggtgatggttgcacacctttgtaaatatactaaaaaccactgaattgtacactttaaaataaaatcctcacGATCAatcatttccctcttttttcccaTTATACCTTTCATAGTCATCTATAGAACCTTAGCGTCCATTCGCTGATTTCTTGAGATTTTAGGTTTTGGTTCACTGTCACTCTCCAAAACTTCTCCTGTTGTGGTACATATCCTTCTCACTCCTCTTTTTACTTCTCCTCCTATGACCTTGTCTTTTACTCTACTTCAGCGACCCACCATCCACGGTTATAAACTGGATCTTGTCATTATCAAGATTATTCTTCATAATCTCAACGTCAAGAATTCTATACTAACCAACACCTCTTGTCTTTCCATCTTATTCCTTCTAGTACTCCAACTTCAATAATTCTGAGACCCCAAATCCACAGATCTTATAACACTTTCACCTACCTCACCTCATGAGGTAGTCCTTCACCTACCTCATATCCTCCTGTCCCTCCTTCTCTACCTATGTCCACGGTTAGTCATTATAAtcactccctttcctctttttccttcattgCATTGCCTAGCAAAACTTAAAGCCCACTTAAATCCAATTATCTACATATTCTATAACTGTATCTGTGCAGTTGAGTGAGGCTGGTAAAAACACACAATATCAACATGACTATTAACCTCAAGGAGGTCTTTAGTGCTGCTACTACATCACACAAGTCTATTCACTCTCATAGATGACTATTTTACACTTCATCCTTTCTCCTCAAACCTCCgaccttctctcttttctaaatCCCTGttttcagaggaaataaaaacaatcatcAGAGGACTTCCTCATGCTTTACCATCACATCTAGCAACCTTATATCTGTTCCCATATTTTCTGTCTTCCCCTCTGTTATGAATTAATAGACCCTGTGCCTAAGACCAGCCTCTCCCACCCACTAGATCCTACCCCTTTTCATCTACTCAAGGATATTATTCCATCAATTATAACCTCTCTTTCCTCTAACAGTATCTCCTTCCCTCTAAATTGGGTCATTCCTATCATCAGTACAACAATCATGCTATATAATATAGCCCATCCAAAACAAAACCCTGGAGACTCCatatcttttcctcctttctccaatACAACTCCATTTCTCTGTTGCCCTTATAGAAAAACTTTTAAGGGCTTGTAAGACTTGATTGTTTCCAATTTCTCTCTTCccattctcttcccctctctcactGCTTTACCcaatttttttactttgaaaaattctGATCATAACAAAGAAAAGCTGTAAGATAAACACTTTATATTCTTCACTTAAATCTATCAATTGTTTACAATAATTAACATTTTCCCATATTTGCTTTACTTCCCTCTTTCTATACAAAcctaaatacacatacacactcttgGAGGGGACTAAACCCTTCCCAAAATAAGTTGCAGACATTATGACACTTCTCCCCTAAATACTTCAACATGtatctcctaagaacaaggatACCCTCTTCATAACCCAATACACTATTATACCCAGGAAACTGTAACACTGATTTAGTGTTAAACTGTATCATTTAATATGCCatccatattcaaattttcctAACTGTCCCTAAAATGTCCTttatagcagtatttttttttcttgattgagGATTCAATTAAAGTTCATGTACTGAGCTTGGTTATGGCTCTTCAACTTCCCTTATAATTCCCTTGAAGAACTTCCCCTCTCAGtcaaccattttttgtttgttttatttatcactATGGGTTCATAGATTCTTTTTCTTACTCAGTATATTATAATCCATTACCATcattatgctttttttaaaaaatttatttatttttggctgtgttgggtcttcgtttctgtgcgagggctttctctagttgtggcaagcaggggccactcttcatcgcggtgcgtgggcctctcactatcgcagcctctcttgttgcggagcacaggctccagacgcgcaggctcagtagttgtggctcacgggcctagttgctccgtggcatgtgggatcttcccagaccagggctcgaacccatgtcccctgcattagcaggcagattctcaaccactgagccacaagggaagcccttattATGCTTTTTGATGTTCCAATTGTCCTAATTTGATCAATGAGAGCCCCTTAAAACCAGCTCATATGTTCTTTTGATAGGTTTCTACTTCCTTGCTTTATGGCACAAAATCTATTTCAGGCTAATTTTATGCTTACCATGCCCCAGActtgtttcctctgcctagagTACTCTTTCATCAGATATCCACATGCTACCCTTTCCTTTCTCTAAGGAGCCCTGGTCTGTTCCTTTAGTACAgattggtatttagaaaccattGATCTGGATGCTCATGGTGCTTCACAGCTACTGAGTTTTTCCTACAAACCATTTCACATCAGTTCATAGaaatcttcctcattcttttctatgATTAAATAGTACTCTATTGTGTAGGTGTACCACAGTATATTCAACCAGTTTTCCATGGATAagcatttagattatttccaatatttataattattacaatTAATGTCGCAATGAATAACTCTGTCCATATGCTGTTTCATATTTGTGGAGATACACCTTTAGGTAAATTCCAGTCTCACATTCTCTCTTGAACCCATTATAATCAGGCTTTTGCCCTTATTAACTCTTGTCAAAGTCTACGGTCAATTATCCTCATCTTACTTGACccctcagcagcatttgacacagcTAATTATAATCTATTCCtgtcttcttaaaattttttttttaacttggcttGCATAatactctctcactctctctgcccTGACCTCCTCAGTCGTCGTCTTTACTAGTTTTGCCTTACTTTTCTGACCTCTAAACATTATACCTGTTCCTGGGCTCAATCttcaatattcttttcccttctaaACTCACTTCCTAGTAGACATTATCTAATATCATGGCTTTATCTACACTTGTAACTCCCAAATTTCAGCCTAGATCTCTCTGAACACTAACTCATCTTTCCATCTCTGACTTGACTTCTGATTTGGTGTAAAAGATACTTCAAACTTGACATGTCTAAAACCAAACCCTTACTTTTCTCTTCAAGTCAGGTCTTTCCACAGTCTTCCCACCTCTATAAAGGACAACTCTATCCTTCCAGATGATCAAGTCAAAAATGTTGGAATAGGGCTttcctggcggtgcagtggttgagaatctgcctgctaatgcaggggacacgggtttgagccctggtctgggaagatcccacatgccgcggagcaactaggcccgtgagccacaactactgagcctgcgcgtctggagcctgtgctccgcgacaagagaggccgcgatagtgagaagcccacacacggtgatgaagagtggcccccgcttgccacaactagagaaagccctcacacagaaacaaagacccaacacaacccagaataaataaattaattttaaaaaaaaatcttgaaataatccttgaattctctctttctcttacacCTTACATGCAAATCCATAAGCAAATCTTGTTGcctgtatgtacatacatacacacacacatatatatacatatatgtatatctacacacacacacacacgtatgtaccACTACTCTTCTCATCCAATCCACCCCATCTTTGCCTAGACAGATTCAATAATTTAACTAACCTCTACTTTCCCATCCCCACCACCGAGCTATTCTATTAACAACAATTAGATTGACCTTTTAAAATGGAAGTTAGATCGCTCTACTCTTCTCCTAAATGCTTTCCAATGGCTTCCCTTTTCACTTAGAATGGAAGCTAAAGTCCTTACAATTGTCTACAAGTACCTACAAAATCTGGACTTCTGTCTCCTCTCAGATCTCACCTCCAACTGTTCTCTCCATCTCTCACTTGCTGTTCCTTAAACATGCTAAGCCTACTACCAATTCAGGATTCCTGCaccttgctgtttcctctgcctagagTACTCTTTCATCAGATATCCACATGCTGTCTTCCTTACTTCCTTAGGGTCTTCTGCTGGAAAAATTGTGTACGATAGAACAGGGAAGGAGATATAGGGATCTAACAGCTTCTTAAACAGCTTTCTTATTTTAGCACCACCCTTTCACCCACAGTATCCAGAGTTTTGAGAAATCTGCAAGATAGTTTGGGTTGGTTCTCAGTTTTCCCAACTGCTGCTTTAGAATTAGGTTACTTTAGCTCTGCTAGTTGCCACTCACCcatctgcttttcctttttttttttaatattcatttatttatttggctgtgccgggtcttagttgcagcatgcgggatcttttatttgtagcatatgggatctagttccctgaccagggatcgaacccgggccccctgcattgcagtgcggagccttaaccactggaccaccagggaagtccctcacccaTCTACTTTCAAACTCCCAAAAATGTATGGCTGTTTTCTCCTCTCTTATCTACCCTTTCCTTGTAAGTTTACAACTTAAGaccaacaaacaaacacaacTTCTTTACTATACTTTTAGTCAGGGCTCGAGAgagaataaaatgttatatatatgtcaTCCTGCCATCTTAACATGgacattttaattcatttcattttaaaaaaaacccatatacTATAAGGCACTTTCAGAAGAGTACAacgttttgtttttattttttaaacatctttactggagtataattgctttacaatggtgccttagtttctgctttataacaaaatgaatcagttatacatatacatctgtttccatatctcttccctcttgcgtctccctccctcccatcctccctatcccacccctctaggtggtcacaaaccacctaactgatctccctgtgctatgcggctacttcccactagctatctattttacgtttggtagtgtatatatgtccacgccactctctcactttgtcacagcttacctttccccctctccatatcctcaagtccatgctctagtaggtctgtgtctttattcccgtcttacccctaggttcttcatgaacttttttttttcttcttagattccatatatatgtgttagcatacggtatttgtttttctctttctgacttacttcactctgtatgacagattctaggtccatccacctcactacaaataactcaatttcgtttctttttatgggtgagtaatattccattgtatatacgtgccacatctcctttatccattcatctgttgatgggcacttaggttgcttccatgtcctggctattgtaaatagagctgcaatgaacattttggtacatgactctttttgaattacggttttctcagggtatatgcccagtagtgggattgctgggtcgtatggtagttctatttgtagttttttaaggaacctccatactgttctccatagtggctgtatcaatttacattcccaccaacagtgcaagagggttcccttttctccacaccctctccaggatttagtttctagattttttgatgatggccattctgaccggtgtaagatgatatctcattgtagttttgatttgcatttctctaatgattaacaatgttgagcattctttcatgtgtttgttggcaatctgtatagcttctttggagaaatgtctatttaggtcttctgcccatttttggattgggttgtttgcttctttgttattgagctgcatgagctgcttgtaaatcttggagattaatcctttgtcagttgcttcatctgcaaatattttctcccattctgaggactgtcttttcggcttgtttatgatttcttttgctgtgcaaaagcttttaagtttcattaggtcccatttgtttatttttgtttttatttccatttctctaggaggtgggtcaaaaaggatcttgctgtgatttatgtcatagagtgttctgcctatgttttcctctaagagtttgatagtgtctggccttacatttaggtctttaatccattttgagtttatttttgtgtatggtgttagggagggttctaatttcatacttttacatgtacctgtccggttttcccagcaccacttattgaagaggctgtcttttctccactgtatattcttgcctcctttatcaaagataaggtgaccatatgtgcgtgggtttacctctgggctttctatcctgttccattgctctatatttctgtttttgtgccagtaccatactgtattgattactgtagctttgtagtatagtctgaagtcagggagcctgattcctccagctctgtttttcgttctcaagattgctttggctattcggggtcttttgtgtttccatacaaattgtgaaaattttttttctagttctgtgaaaaatgccagtggtagtttgatagggattgcactgaatctgtagattgctttgggtagtagagttattttcacaatgttgattcttccaatccaagaacatggtatatctctccatctttttgtatcatctttaatttctttcatcagtgtcttatagttttctgcatacaggtcttttgtctccttaggtaggtttactcctagatattttactcctTTCGttgaatggtaaatgggagtgttttcttaatttcactttcagatttttcatcattagtgtataagaatgccagagatttctgtgcattaattttgtatcctgctactttaccaaattcattgattagctctagtagttttctggtagcatctttaggattctctatctacagtatcatgtcatctgcaaacagtgacagctttacttcttcttttacgatttggattccttttatttctttttcttctctgattgctgtggttagaacttccaaaactatgttgaataagagtggtgacagtgggcaaccttgtcttgttcctgatcttagtgggaatggtttcagtttttcaccattgaggaggatgttggttgtgggttggtcatatatggcctttattatgttgaggaaagttctctctatgcctactttctgcagggtttttatcataaatgggtgttgaattttgccaaaagctttctctgcatctattgagatgatcatatggtatttctccttcaatttgttaatatggtgtatcacgttgattgatttgcgtatattgaagaatccttgcattcctggaatacaccccacttgatcatggtgtatgatccttttaatgtgctgttggattctgtttgctagcattttgttgaggatttttgcatctatgttcatcagtgatattggcctgtagttttctttctttgtgacatctttttttttttttgcggtacatggacctctcactgttgtggcctctcccgttgcggagcacaggctccggacgcgcaggttcagcggccgcAGCTCACAgggcctagccgttccgtggcatgtgggatcttcccagaccggggcacaaacccgtgtcccctgaatcggcaggcagactctcaaccactgcgccaccagggaagcccatctttgtgacatctttgtctggttttggtatcagggtgatggtggccttgtagaatgagtttgggagtgttcctccctctgctatattttggaagagtttgagaaggataggtgttagctcttctcttctctaagtgtttgatagaattcgcctgtgaagccatctggtcctgggcttttgtttgttggaagatttttaatcacagtttcaatttcaggggCACAACgttttacaaaaacaagacagcaCTACAaactttcaaaagattttttaaaaccacaaatatagggcttccctggtggtgcagtgattgacagtctgcctgctgatgcaggggacacggttcgtgcccctgtctgggaagataccacatgctgcggagcggctgggcccgtgagccattgccgctgagcctgcgcatcagagcctgtgctccgcaatgggagaggccacaacaatgagagggctgtgtaccgcaaaaaaaaaaaaaaacccgcaaatataaaaactaatagttttgagttttgttctattcttatttttcatataatataCTATACTCTTTTTTATGCATTcagtatttataaaaacagaatacTATCCATGAATCAGTTTGTATTTGTGATAGTTCTAATTTATCTGATGATACATGAGACCTCCCCATATTTTTAGAAGAAGCAAAAccctgttcatctttttttttaaaaaagtaaacaaattccATTTATTACATATAACATTCCAGGAAAcccttttaaaatctgaagtGCCCAAGGAGCTATAACATAgctgtagaaaaataaattaagcagTGGTTCTTGCTACTCATCTAGGCTTAAGGTCTAGTTTACTCTTAAGAGAAAAAGGCAATTCTAAAGCATCTTTATATAGCACAAGATAAGGCAAATGGGAAGTATATATCAaccaaaacaacaataataaagaatGTAATTATCATGAATATATCATTATCATTGCTAGTACAGCTATCTTCTACAAACTTGGTAACTAGAAACAAAACTTACCTGTCTAAGAATATATCCGGGAGTGGTGGATAGGTCTGCATGTCAGGCACTCGCTCGTGGACTATAACCATTATGAAAGATGTAAATCCGAAcactataaaaacatatatacaacTCAATATGGTCTTCCAATACTCTGGGTCCAATCTTCGAATAGAATGTTTGTTTTTACCATTCACATACTGGTATTGATCAGAATTCAAATCAGCGATGGGTCCGTCACAGTCATGTGAAGGTTCCCCATTACAGAGCCACTCTGCATTCTGAAGAGCACTAATGAAAGGGCTCATGGAACTCATGGGACTGTCACTGTTGTATCCCATCTCTTCTAAAACATCAATATGTATTTTCTGCAATTTTCGGACTGACAGCATTAACCTTTTAATGTCCCCTAAGACTTTGATTTCCAGAGGAGGAGACCGGAGATCATATTCAGTCAACGTTAGCAATGTGATTCCATCAAGTCGGTGCTTATTGCATAAAATGTCCACATACTCAAAAAAGCCTTCATCCTTCAGCCAAACAGCTACATGCTTGGTAGTCCAGCGGCGAATGCAGAGCTGATTAGGAAAAGCCATTTCCTCTTCCACTACCTGTCaagggaaaacaagaaaataaaacaaaaatttcaggGTGTCCTAAGAACTCCTTTGAAGACAAAATACACGTAAACACATCAGAAACAGTAATTCATCTACACTGCCCTATTGGCTTCCAGACgagagtaaaagaaacaaaaattattcaTTAATGAGTAGTTCTCAACAGATTAACATTCTAATAATTATATGCATATAACCCCAATAGCAAAAGGAAAGCTAATGACCgaacatttttgcaaaatgtttttttggtaatattttaCAAATGGCTTTTCCACACCACAGCAAGCCATTACTTAATTAGAAAAAGCCTACTGGTGAGAAGAATTGAGAAAAATAACTCAACACTGTTCATAAAATGAGATATATAGAAAGATTTGTTATAcgtaaaaataaatcaaatttcaGAAATCTTCATGTTCGTGGAATaagtctccccccaccccgcctccaaaaaaacacacaaccccgggcttccctggtggtgcagtggttgagagtccacctgccgatgcaggggacgcgggttcgtgccccggtccgggaggatcccacatgccgcggagcggctgggcctgtgggccatggccgctgggcctgcgcgtctggagcctgtgctccgcggcgggagaggccacagcggtgagaggcctgcgtaccgcaaaaaaaaaaaaacacacaaccccaCAAAGGCAGATAGATAACTAACTGCAGGAAACCCCTTAGATTAAGCATATTTCTATCTACTATacaaataatttctaaaacagATATAAAGTCTTTACTAGATATTAAGTATCTATAAATATCTtaacagctcatttctttctatACCTTGAATATTCCATTACAGAACTGAAAAAggaattttcttcttaaattatcATTGAGATTTAGTGATAAAACATTTCAATGTACCATAAATTTGAGGGGCCATATTTTATACTGCAATtatagtatttccttttttttttttaattttaatttttggtctCACCACGtggtttgcgggatcttagttccctgaccagggattgaatcctggacctcagcagtgaaagcatggactcctaaccactggacccctgGGGAATTCCCTATACTGCAATTATAAAAGGCCAACAATGTACTGTTTCAAAAAGTACTAATAATTTTTACTACTTTGATCCCACACAGTTCTGTTtatgttctttttccattttaaaatgttcagtaaCTTGGGTCTATATCAGGTTTATAAACTTTATCAGATATACGGGAGACAAAGGCCTACATGGAGAAAAAACCTAGTTCCCTAAAGTACTTTctcaactactaaagcctgtgggCTTTCTGACATTTTCCAGATCTCTAAAGACCATATTTCCTTctgagatgattttttaaaaacacagtaaggggacttccctagtagtgcagtggataggactctgcgctcccaatgcaggggggtccGGATTTGATCCCACGTCAgaaaactagatcccacatacatgccacaactaaggagcccacgtgccgcaactaagacctagtgcaaccaaaatagataaataaatatattaaaaaaaaaactccacagtAGGTAAactttaaagcattaaaaaagaagaag is from Globicephala melas chromosome 16, mGloMel1.2, whole genome shotgun sequence and encodes:
- the SAMD8 gene encoding sphingomyelin synthase-related protein 1 isoform X4; translation: MPARSRHRPRVHFGSPTRAPPPLLEASHSGEARRAPGSDSCSDADSEVGLGSPTRTAEVVEEEMAFPNQLCIRRWTTKHVAVWLKDEGFFEYVDILCNKHRLDGITLLTLTEYDLRSPPLEIKVLGDIKRLMLSVRKLQKIHIDVLEEMGYNSDSPMSSMSPFISALQNAEWLCNGEPSHDCDGPIADLNSDQYQYVNGKNKHSIRRLDPEYWKTILSCIYVFIVFGFTSFIMVIVHERVPDMQTYPPLPDIFLDSVPRIPWAFAMTEVCGMILCYIWLLVLLLHKHRSILLRRLCSLMGTVFLLRCFTMFVTSLSVPGQHLQCTGKVYGSVWEKLHRAFAIWSGFGMTLTGVHTCGDYMFSGHTVVLTMLNFFVTECKYL